In Glandiceps talaboti chromosome 6, keGlaTala1.1, whole genome shotgun sequence, one DNA window encodes the following:
- the LOC144437032 gene encoding vitamin D3 hydroxylase-associated protein-like → MASALKNRWDHFTDNFFQIGRRDDGGFFVELRESYKYRQAALEAFFKSILWIVTFPTARQKKWMTIIAVIAATYVLQRKASAAHRKAINRQNAREKRLETSKAKLELLQKVTTTDKDVLAKREDILKLTLSELSASLKSGQYSPVEVLHAYQAKAMECTCQANCVTEPVAEAEEWAKELEQDEDKKGLLYGVPVSIKENIHMKGYDVTLGFGKFVHQPVPDDSVVVQILKQQGAIPFVRTNVPQMLLSMVSSNPVYGETVNPVNPERSPGGSSGGEAALIALNGSILGIGTDILGSVRIPSHFCGIYGIKPTHGRISSLGSASAIPGQKSVSGSVGVMAQDVDSVVLGMKALLVPEMFALDKTVIPIPFQEQVYSDGRKLRIGYYDYDNFVIATPPCRRAVAMAKDALEKAGHTLIPFKPPGMDDVYEHPLTMTFQGAFADNFETLKTYFQDEDMDPLVGVQLKTYFLPSFLKRIAQFVFGFWSYIQETLTTWKDSGIDVMICPVLAIPACKSEEAGDLTFVATYCSLYNLLNFPAGSVPVTTVTEADDEEMKNFPQRDRADKLTIKAMKDSVGLPVGVQCVAPPWQEELCLKLMKELEKAIK, encoded by the exons ATGGCGTCTGCTTTGAAGAATAGATGGGACCATTTTACCgacaatttctttcaaattggTCGTCGAGATGACGGGGGATTCTTCGTTGAACTGAGGGAATCCTACAAATATCGTCAAGCAGCTTTGGAAGCATTTTTCAAATCTATTTTATGGATAGTAACTTTCCCAACAGCGAGGCAAAAGAAATGGATGACTATTATTGCTGTGATCGCTGCAACTTACGTTCTGCAAAGAAAAGCGTCTGCAGCGCACAGAAAAGCTATCAACAGACAAAATGCCCGTGAAAAAAGATTAGAAACATCCAAAGCTAAACTCGAGTTGCTACAGAAAGTAACAACAACAGATAAG GATGTTCTTGCTAAGAGGGAAGACATATTAAAATTGACATTATCAGAATTATCAGCATCACTGAAATCTGGGCAGTATTCTCCTGTTGAAGTACTACATGCATATCAAGCAAAG GCCATGGAATGCACTTGTCAAGCAAACTGTGTTACTGAACCTGTTGCAGAAGCTGAG GAGTGGGCCAAGGAACTTGAACAGGATGAAGACAAGAAGGGTTTACTCTATGGTGTTCCTGTCAGCATCaaagaaaatatacatatgaag GGTTATGATGTAACTCTAGGTTTTGGTAAGTTTGTCCACCAGCCAGTACCAGATGACAGTGTGGTTGTCCAGATACTCAAACAACAAGGAGCTATACCCTTTGTAAGAACCAATGTACCTCAAATGCTACTCAG TATGGTTAGCAGCAATCCAGTCTATGGAGAAACTGTAAATCCAGTCAATCCGGAAAGATCTCCGGGTGGTTCATCCGGTGGTGAGGCAGCATTAATTGCACTCAATGGATCAATACTAGGAATAGGTACTGATATTTTAGGTAGCGTGAGAATCCCATCACATTTCTGTGGCATCTATGGAATTAAACCTACCCATGGGAGAATTAG TTCTTTAGGAAGTGCTAGTGCTATCCCTGGACAAAAATCAG TGTCAGGATCTGTAGGTGTGATGGCACAGGATGTTGACAGTGTGGTATTGGGAATGAAGGCACTATTAGTTCCAGAGATGTTTGCCTTAGATAAAACAGTTATTCCCATCCCATTCCAAGAACAG GTGTACAGTGATGGCAGGAAGTTACGTATTGGTTACTATGACTATGATAACTTTGTCATAGCAACTCCACCATGTAGACGtgctgttgccatggcaaaGGATGCTCTGGAGAAAGCAGGACATACA cttattccattcaAACCACCAGGAATGGATGATGTATATGAGCACCCACTGACAATGACATTTCAGGGAGCATTTGCAGATAACTTTGAAACTTTGAAAACTTACTT TCAGGACGAAGATATGGATCCGTTAGTTGGAGTGCAACTAAAAACTTATTTCTTGCCTTCCTTTCTGAAGAGAATTGCACAATTTGTGTTTGGGTTTTGG TCATACATACAGGAAACCCTGACAACATGGAAAGACAGTGGCATTGATGTTATGATATGTCCTGTACTTGCTATACCAGCATGTAAAAGTGAAGAAGCAGGTGATCTCACAT ttGTTGCCACCTATTGCTCCTTATACAACCTGTTAAACTTCCCAGCAGGCAGTGTGCCTGTTACCACGGTAACAGAAGCAGATGACGAGGAAATGAAAAATTTTCCTCAGAGAGACAGAGCTGACAAATTGACTATCAAG GCGATGAAAGACA
- the LOC144437033 gene encoding tolloid-like protein 2, whose product MVYTEDNTRIRVDHWDFATESCCDYYSDGYGEDPRQNSSRVNWRHSGDTFPEDFISIGSSVWIFFYSDGSVTDRGFRNRLYDTGAYSCTGFCGLPDTNQGCSCAKDCVIAGNCCSDYFELCAGDCYDRINLPQGGQVTVTSPNFPNDYPNDAQCEWILYAYQNTPIIVRFQDFYTEPDSDYFFAGNGDYPQQSNSVIWAHSGYTAPDDFSSVVPAVWMRFVSDNNVTEKGFEIIVEDTYGKGYCDGGCDWFNFEFFCSCYRDCIYSGNCCLDYFEKCGGDCTETLNVGINQYVDVWSPNYPENYPNDARCQWIVYTEGSGTGRLHVDFKDFATEDGYDVFFAGHGDQPSNFTTEIWAHSGYTLPPSYISNTGSVWLRFISDSTIVDRGFHVVVEHIDCTEEITIPAGGKTSITSPNYPNNYPDNAACKWTVQSGSGSNIMVQFQDFELEGCCDYVSSGNGDEPSQATSVIWRHNGIMLPEDYLSNMPTVWLTFTSDSSVTFRGFRVTLTDTGLWSLPGP is encoded by the exons ATGGTTTATACAGAAGATAATACAAGGATCCGTGTTGACCACTGGGACTTTGCTACTGAATCTTGTTGTGATTACTACAGTGATGGTTATGGAGAAGATCCAAGGCAGAACAGTAGCCGTGTTAATTGGAGACACTCTGGTGACACATTTCCGGAAGATTTCATTTCCATTGGTTCTTCAGTTTGGATTTTTTTCTATTCTGATGGTAGTGTTACTGATAGAGGCTTTCGTAACAGACTGTACGATACAG GGGCTTACAGTTGTACTGGTTTTTGTGGCCTTCCTGACACTAACCAAGGATGTAGTTGTGCTAAAGATTGTGTGATTGCGGGAAATTGCTGCAGTGATTATTTTGAGCTATGCGCAG GTGATTGTTATGACAGAATAAACCTTCCACAGGGTGGCCAAGTAACAGTGACGTCACCAAACTTTCCCAATGACTATCCTAACGACGCTCAATGTGAATGGATACTGTATGCCTATCAAAATACCCCAATTATAGTTAGATTCCAGGATTTTTACACTGAACCAGACAGTGATTATTTCTTTGCTGGGAATGGAGACTACCCGCAACAATCTAATAGCGTAATTTGGGCCCATTCTGGTTACACAGCACCGGACGATTTCAGTTCTGTTGTACCTGCTGTGTGGATGCGGTTTGTGTCAGATAACAATGTTACCGAGAAAGGATTTGAAATTATCGTAGAAGACACTTATG GTAAAGGTTACTGTGATGGCGGCTGTGATTGGTTTAATTTTGAATTCTTTTGTAGTTGTTATCGTGATTGTATTTATTCGGGTAACTGTTGCTtggattattttgaaaaatgtggAG GTGATTGCACCGAGACATTGAATGTTGGAATTAATCAATACGTTGATGTGTGGTCACCAAACTATCCTGAGAACTACCCCAACGATGCTCGGTGTCAATGGATCGTCTACACCGAGGGTTCCGGTACAGGCAGACTACATGTGGACTTCAAAGACTTCGCAACGGAGGATGGCTACGATGTTTTCTTTGCTGGTCATGGCGACCAACCTAGTAACTTTACCACCGAGATATGGGCACATTCTGGTTATACATTGCCACCGAGTTATATATCAAATACTGGCTCTGTCTGGTTAAGATTCATATCTGACAGCACTATTGTAGACCGTGGTTTCCATGTTGTAGTAGAGCACATCG ATTGTACCGAGGAAATCACCATACCTGCTGGTGGGAAGACCTCTATTACGTCACCAAACTATCCAAATAACTATCCCGACAACGCTGCATGCAAGTGGACTGTTCAAAGTGGAAGTGGAAGCAACATTATGGTGCAGTTTCAAGATTTCGAACTCGAGGGTTGTTGTGATTATGTATCTTCTGGAAATGGGGATGAACCAAGCCAGGCAACCAGTGTTATATGGCGACACAATGGTATAATGTTGCCTGAAGACTACCTGTCCAATATGCCAACGGTTTGGTTGACGTTCACTTCTGACAGTAGTGTAACTTTCCGAGGATTTCGAGTTACTCTAACTGATACAGGTTTGTGGAGCCTTCCTGGACCGTAA